Proteins encoded by one window of Streptomyces clavuligerus:
- a CDS encoding Leu/Phe/Val dehydrogenase, which translates to MTDVPGAPADVLHTLFHSEQGGHEQVVLCQDRASGLKAVIAIHSTALGPALGGTRFHPYPSEAAAVADALNLARGMSYKNALAGLGHGGGKAVIIGDPGTLKSEELLLAYGRFVDSLGGRYVTACDVGTYVADMDVVARETRWATGRSPEHGGAGDSSVLTAFGVFQGMRASAAHLWGSPSLAGRKVGVAGVGKVGHHLVEHLLDEGAEVVITDVREDAVRRVLDRHPRVTAVPDTETLIRIDGLDIYAPCALGGALNDATVPVLTARVVCGAANNQLAHPGVEKDLADRSILYAPDYVVNAGGVIQVADELHGFDFDRCKAKAALIHDTTLEIFARAKSDGVPPAVAADRIAEQRMAEARTR; encoded by the coding sequence GTGACCGATGTGCCCGGAGCCCCCGCCGATGTTCTGCACACCCTGTTCCACTCGGAACAGGGCGGGCATGAGCAGGTCGTGCTCTGCCAGGACCGCGCGTCCGGCCTGAAGGCCGTGATCGCCATCCACTCCACCGCCCTCGGACCCGCCCTCGGCGGGACCCGCTTCCACCCCTACCCCTCCGAGGCCGCGGCGGTCGCCGACGCGCTCAACCTCGCCCGTGGCATGTCGTACAAGAACGCCCTGGCCGGTCTCGGCCACGGCGGCGGCAAGGCCGTGATCATCGGCGATCCCGGGACACTGAAGTCCGAGGAGCTGCTGCTCGCCTACGGCCGGTTCGTGGACTCGCTCGGCGGGCGCTATGTGACCGCCTGCGACGTGGGCACCTACGTCGCCGACATGGATGTCGTCGCCCGGGAGACCCGCTGGGCCACCGGCCGCTCCCCCGAGCACGGCGGCGCGGGCGACTCCTCGGTCCTGACCGCCTTCGGGGTGTTCCAGGGCATGCGCGCGTCCGCCGCGCATCTGTGGGGCTCGCCCTCGCTCGCGGGGCGGAAGGTCGGTGTCGCGGGGGTCGGCAAGGTCGGCCACCACCTGGTGGAGCATCTGCTCGACGAGGGCGCCGAGGTCGTGATCACCGATGTGCGCGAGGACGCCGTACGGCGCGTTCTGGACCGGCACCCCCGGGTGACCGCGGTGCCCGACACGGAGACCCTGATCCGGATCGACGGTCTCGACATCTACGCGCCCTGCGCGCTCGGCGGGGCGCTGAACGACGCCACCGTCCCGGTGCTCACCGCCCGGGTGGTCTGCGGAGCGGCGAACAACCAGCTCGCCCACCCCGGGGTGGAGAAGGACCTCGCCGACCGCTCGATCCTCTACGCACCTGATTACGTGGTGAACGCGGGCGGGGTGATCCAGGTCGCCGACGAACTGCACGGCTTCGACTTCGACCGTTGCAAGGCGAAGGCCGCGCTGATCCACGACACCACGCTGGAAATATTCGCACGAGCAAAGAGTGATGGCGTTCCGCCGGCCGTGGCGGCCGACAGGATCGCGGAGCAGCGCATGGCGGAGGCCCGCACACGCTGA
- a CDS encoding DUF3073 domain-containing protein: protein MGRGRAKAKQTKVARQLKYNSGGTDLSRLANELGASTSSQPPNPEPFEDDDEEDDPYARYADMYNDDDDDDGSDASPQRRGA from the coding sequence ATGGGGCGCGGCCGGGCCAAGGCCAAGCAGACAAAGGTCGCCCGCCAGCTGAAGTACAACAGCGGCGGGACTGACCTGTCGCGTCTGGCCAACGAGCTGGGCGCTTCGACTTCGAGCCAGCCTCCGAACCCGGAGCCGTTCGAGGACGACGACGAGGAAGACGACCCGTACGCACGGTACGCGGACATGTACAACGACGATGACGACGACGATGGGTCGGACGCGTCGCCGCAGCGCCGGGGCGCTTGA
- the purM gene encoding phosphoribosylformylglycinamidine cyclo-ligase, giving the protein MTAESFDRAPQSDAAATGASYAGAGVDIEAGDRAVELMKQWVKRTNRPEVLGGLGGFAGLFDVSALKRYERPLLASATDGVGTKVDLARRLGVYDTIGHDLVGMVVDDIVVCGAEPLFMTDYICVGKVHPERVAAIVKGIAEGCVLAGCALVGGETAEHPGLLGEDEFDVAGAGTGVVEAERLLGPDRIRTGDAVIAMASSGLHSNGYSLVRHVLLDRAGMALEAEVAEFGRSLGAELLEPTRIYSLDCLALTRTTEVHAFSHVTGGGLANNLARVIPDGLHAVVDRSTWTPGPIFDLVGKAGQVERLELEKTLNMGVGMIAVVPGETADVALTLLADRGVDAWIAGEITERGAHTTGAELVGEYAG; this is encoded by the coding sequence ATGACAGCCGAGTCCTTCGACCGTGCTCCGCAGTCCGACGCCGCTGCCACCGGCGCCAGCTACGCCGGTGCCGGGGTCGACATCGAGGCGGGCGACCGCGCCGTCGAGCTGATGAAGCAGTGGGTCAAGCGGACCAACCGGCCCGAGGTCCTCGGCGGCCTGGGCGGCTTCGCCGGGCTCTTCGACGTCTCCGCCCTCAAGCGGTACGAGCGTCCTCTGCTCGCCTCCGCCACCGACGGCGTCGGCACCAAGGTCGATCTGGCCCGGCGGCTGGGGGTGTACGACACCATCGGTCACGACCTGGTCGGCATGGTCGTCGACGACATCGTGGTCTGCGGCGCCGAGCCCCTGTTCATGACCGATTACATCTGTGTCGGCAAGGTGCACCCCGAGCGGGTCGCGGCGATCGTCAAGGGCATCGCCGAGGGCTGTGTCCTCGCGGGCTGCGCCCTGGTCGGCGGCGAGACCGCCGAGCACCCCGGGCTCCTCGGCGAGGACGAGTTCGACGTCGCCGGCGCGGGCACCGGTGTGGTGGAGGCGGAGCGGCTCCTCGGCCCGGATCGCATCCGTACGGGGGACGCGGTCATCGCGATGGCCTCCTCCGGCCTTCACTCCAACGGGTATTCGCTGGTCCGCCATGTCCTGCTGGACCGGGCCGGGATGGCACTGGAGGCCGAGGTGGCCGAGTTCGGCCGGAGTCTCGGCGCGGAGCTGCTCGAACCGACGCGGATCTACTCGCTGGACTGTCTGGCGCTGACCCGGACCACCGAGGTCCACGCCTTCAGCCATGTCACCGGCGGTGGTCTCGCGAACAACCTCGCCCGGGTGATCCCCGACGGGCTGCACGCCGTCGTCGACCGCTCCACCTGGACCCCCGGGCCGATCTTCGACCTGGTGGGCAAGGCCGGTCAGGTCGAGCGTCTGGAGCTGGAGAAGACCCTCAACATGGGCGTGGGCATGATCGCCGTGGTCCCGGGGGAGACCGCCGATGTGGCGCTGACCCTGCTGGCCGACCGGGGAGTGGACGCCTGGATCGCGGGTGAGATCACCGAGCGCGGCGCGCACACCACGGGCGCGGAGCTGGTCGGGGAGTACGCGGGCTGA
- the purF gene encoding amidophosphoribosyltransferase produces the protein MPRGDGRLNHDLLPGEKGPQDACGVFGVWAPGEEVAKLTYFGLYALQHRGQESAGIAVSNGSQILVFKDMGLVSQVFDETSLGSLRGHIAVGHARYSTTGASVWENAQPTFRATAHGSIALGHNGNLVNTARLAEMVADLPRQDGRATQVAATNDTDLVTALLAGQVDEDGKPLSTEAAAARVLPAVRGAFSLVFMDESTLYAARDPQGIRPLVLGRLDRGWVVASESAALDICGATYVREIEPGELIAIDENGIRTSRFAEAKPKGCVFEYVYLARPDTDIAGRNVYLSRVEMGRKLAAEAPAEADLVIATPESGTPAAIGYAEASGIPYGSGLVKNAYVGRTFIQPSQTIRQLGIRLKLNPLKEVIKGKRLVVVDDSIVRGNTQRALVKMLREAGAAEVHIRISSPPVKWPCFFGIDFATRAELIANGMGIAEIGASLGADSLAYISLDGMTEATTIDRKNLCRACFDGEYPMELPDPELLGKQLLETELAGGTDAADALRRP, from the coding sequence GTGCCACGTGGTGACGGTCGACTCAATCACGATCTGCTCCCCGGAGAGAAGGGCCCTCAAGACGCCTGCGGCGTCTTCGGTGTCTGGGCTCCGGGTGAAGAGGTCGCAAAGCTCACGTACTTCGGGCTCTACGCCCTCCAGCATCGGGGCCAGGAATCCGCGGGTATCGCGGTCAGCAATGGTTCCCAGATCCTCGTCTTCAAGGACATGGGCCTCGTCTCGCAGGTCTTCGACGAGACATCCCTCGGCTCCCTCCGCGGTCATATCGCGGTCGGACACGCGCGTTACTCCACGACCGGAGCCTCGGTCTGGGAGAACGCGCAGCCGACCTTCCGGGCCACGGCCCATGGCTCCATCGCCCTCGGTCACAACGGCAACCTGGTGAACACCGCCCGGCTCGCGGAGATGGTGGCGGACCTGCCCCGTCAGGACGGCCGGGCGACCCAGGTGGCCGCGACCAACGACACCGACCTGGTCACCGCGCTGCTCGCGGGCCAGGTCGACGAGGACGGCAAGCCGCTGTCCACGGAGGCGGCGGCGGCCCGGGTGCTCCCCGCGGTCAGGGGCGCCTTCTCGCTGGTCTTCATGGACGAGTCCACGCTGTACGCGGCGCGGGACCCGCAGGGCATCCGCCCGCTCGTCCTCGGCAGGCTCGACCGCGGCTGGGTGGTCGCGAGCGAGTCCGCCGCCCTCGACATCTGCGGTGCCACCTATGTCCGGGAGATCGAGCCGGGCGAGCTGATCGCGATAGACGAGAACGGGATCAGGACCTCCCGCTTCGCAGAAGCAAAGCCCAAGGGCTGTGTCTTCGAGTATGTCTATCTGGCGCGCCCCGACACCGACATCGCCGGGCGGAACGTCTATCTCTCCCGGGTGGAGATGGGCCGGAAACTGGCCGCGGAAGCTCCGGCCGAAGCGGATCTGGTGATAGCCACTCCGGAGTCGGGGACCCCCGCGGCGATCGGCTACGCCGAGGCGAGCGGCATCCCCTACGGCTCCGGTCTGGTCAAGAACGCCTATGTCGGGCGGACCTTCATCCAGCCCTCGCAGACCATCCGCCAGCTCGGCATCCGACTCAAGCTGAACCCCCTCAAGGAAGTCATCAAGGGCAAGCGGCTGGTCGTCGTCGACGACTCCATCGTCCGCGGGAACACCCAGCGCGCGCTGGTCAAGATGCTCCGTGAGGCCGGTGCGGCCGAGGTCCACATCCGGATCTCCTCCCCGCCCGTGAAGTGGCCCTGCTTCTTCGGCATCGACTTCGCGACCCGCGCGGAACTGATCGCCAACGGTATGGGCATCGCGGAGATCGGCGCCTCGCTGGGCGCGGACTCGCTCGCGTACATCTCCCTCGACGGGATGACCGAGGCGACCACCATCGACCGGAAGAACCTCTGCCGTGCCTGCTTCGACGGCGAGTACCCGATGGAGCTGCCCGACCCCGAGCTGCTGGGCAAGCAGCTCCTCGAAACGGAGCTGGCGGGCGGCACCGACGCCGCCGACGCGCTCCGCCGTCCCTGA
- a CDS encoding DUF6274 family protein — protein MAAATAQRHATRALLRAHLSAASGYRHLTRHCPICHRLLRLAMEPSEAEQGPAHRKHARTVDGAVTGPRGASDGPTANDPGEAPRGGPTDALAALAAHTPGTEDEGPDRE, from the coding sequence ATGGCAGCGGCCACAGCTCAGCGGCACGCGACGAGGGCCCTGCTGCGGGCCCATCTCTCGGCCGCGTCCGGATATCGCCATCTCACCCGGCACTGCCCCATCTGCCATCGCCTGCTGCGGCTCGCGATGGAGCCCTCAGAGGCCGAACAGGGGCCCGCCCACCGGAAGCACGCGCGAACCGTCGACGGGGCCGTGACGGGCCCTCGGGGCGCATCTGACGGCCCGACAGCCAACGACCCTGGTGAGGCCCCCCGGGGCGGCCCCACGGACGCTCTCGCCGCGCTCGCCGCCCACACCCCCGGAACCGAGGACGAAGGTCCCGACAGAGAGTGA
- a CDS encoding cytochrome c biogenesis CcdA family protein has protein sequence MTDIGYLAAFLGGLLALVSPCSALLLPAFFAYSLDSAGRLLLRTGIFYAGLATTLVPLGVAGSYAGRFFYGNRDLLVAVGGWLIIALGVAQILGLGFASRRMAEISGRLRPVTAAPVYALGLVYGLAGFCAGPILGSVLTVSALSGSPVYGGLLLAVYALGMAVPLFLLALLWDRFDLGRRGWLRGRRLHLGRFRPHTTSLASGLFFIVLGSLFLVFDGTTALPGLLSVDDSFTAERWAGEVGTAVPDWALLLGLVAAVAVVLGARGWRRRGTGAGPMGNGTDTGLLGNGTDAGLLGNETVGDARESA, from the coding sequence ATGACGGACATCGGCTATCTGGCCGCCTTCCTCGGCGGACTGCTCGCCCTGGTCAGCCCGTGCAGCGCGCTGCTGCTGCCCGCGTTCTTCGCGTACTCGCTGGACTCGGCGGGCAGACTGCTGCTCCGGACGGGCATCTTCTACGCCGGTCTCGCGACCACCCTGGTCCCCCTCGGTGTCGCGGGCTCGTACGCGGGCCGCTTCTTCTACGGCAACCGCGATCTGCTCGTCGCCGTCGGCGGCTGGCTGATCATCGCGCTCGGCGTGGCCCAGATCCTGGGCCTCGGTTTCGCCTCCCGCCGGATGGCCGAGATCTCCGGCCGGCTCCGCCCGGTGACCGCCGCCCCCGTCTACGCCCTCGGTCTCGTCTACGGCCTCGCGGGCTTCTGCGCGGGCCCCATCCTCGGCAGTGTGCTGACCGTCTCCGCGCTCAGCGGCAGCCCCGTCTACGGCGGGCTGCTGCTCGCGGTCTACGCCCTGGGCATGGCGGTGCCGCTCTTTCTGCTCGCCCTGCTCTGGGACCGTTTCGACCTCGGCCGCCGGGGCTGGCTGCGCGGCCGCCGGCTGCACCTCGGCCGCTTCCGCCCGCACACCACCTCGCTGGCCTCGGGGCTGTTCTTCATCGTGCTCGGCTCGCTCTTCCTGGTCTTCGACGGGACCACCGCGCTCCCCGGGCTGCTGTCGGTCGACGACTCGTTCACGGCCGAACGCTGGGCGGGCGAGGTCGGCACGGCCGTCCCCGACTGGGCGCTGCTGCTCGGCCTGGTGGCGGCGGTCGCCGTCGTCCTCGGGGCACGGGGCTGGAGGCGCCGCGGAACCGGCGCCGGGCCCATGGGGAACGGGACGGACACCGGACTCCTGGGGAACGGGACGGACGCCGGGCTGCTGGGGAACGAGACGGTGGGGGACGCCCGCGAGTCGGCCTGA
- a CDS encoding DsbA family protein: MPSPSRTSRPADRRSRKSVVIGSGVVVAALLLGIASYTATRPDDSPARSSASAPAEVSADPQSGVYAELARLARRDAADPLAVGRADAPVVLIEYADFKCGFCGKFARDTEPGLIEKYVDSGVLRIEWRNFPIFGAESEAAARAAWAAGRQGRFWQFHAAAYADGSKEKGFGEERLKELAEEAGVKDADRFARDLDSAEAKAAVRKDQEEAYQLGASSTPSFLVNGRPIAGAQPMETFTEAIEAAHRAAPEPSGTAGPAEKAGPADQAPADQSPADQGSPAPGSAEPEEGAGR; the protein is encoded by the coding sequence ATGCCCTCCCCTTCCCGCACCTCCCGTCCGGCCGACCGGCGCTCGCGCAAGTCCGTGGTCATCGGCTCCGGCGTCGTGGTCGCGGCGCTGCTGCTCGGCATCGCCTCGTACACCGCGACCCGCCCCGACGACTCCCCGGCCCGGTCCTCCGCGTCCGCGCCCGCCGAGGTCTCCGCCGATCCGCAGAGCGGGGTCTACGCCGAGCTGGCCCGGCTCGCCCGGCGCGACGCCGCCGACCCGCTCGCCGTGGGGCGGGCCGACGCGCCCGTCGTCCTGATCGAGTACGCCGACTTCAAGTGCGGTTTCTGTGGCAAGTTCGCCCGGGACACCGAGCCCGGGCTGATCGAGAAGTATGTGGACTCCGGTGTGCTGCGGATCGAGTGGCGCAACTTCCCGATCTTCGGCGCGGAGTCCGAGGCCGCCGCGCGGGCCGCCTGGGCCGCGGGCCGGCAGGGCCGTTTCTGGCAGTTCCACGCCGCCGCCTACGCGGACGGCTCCAAGGAGAAGGGCTTCGGCGAGGAGCGGCTGAAGGAGCTGGCCGAGGAGGCGGGCGTCAAGGACGCCGACCGCTTCGCCCGGGACCTCGACAGCGCGGAGGCGAAGGCCGCCGTGCGCAAGGACCAGGAGGAGGCGTATCAGCTCGGCGCGAGCTCCACGCCGTCCTTCCTGGTCAACGGACGTCCCATCGCGGGCGCGCAGCCCATGGAGACCTTCACCGAGGCCATCGAGGCCGCGCACCGGGCGGCCCCCGAGCCCTCCGGCACGGCGGGCCCCGCGGAGAAGGCCGGTCCGGCGGATCAGGCCCCGGCGGATCAGAGCCCGGCGGATCAGGGTTCCCCCGCGCCGGGTTCCGCTGAGCCGGAGGAGGGGGCCGGACGATGA
- the hrpA gene encoding ATP-dependent RNA helicase HrpA produces MSTSFADLQTLLAGVSLRDSHRLGRRLEGARRIRKPEARQAVLDEIAAEAGRAAERTARRAARVPAVSYPEQLPVSQKKDEILEAIRDHQVVIVAGETGSGKTTQIPKICLELGRGVRGMIGHTQPRRIAARTVAERVADELDTPLGEAVGWKVRFTDQVNQDSTFIKLMTDGILLAEVQTDRELHAYDTIIIDEAHERSLNIDFLLGYLARLLPKRPDLKVVITSATIDPERFSRHFGDAPIVEVSGRTYPVEVRYRPLLEEDDPDGPDSDRDQITAICEAVEELQAEGKGDILVFLSGEREIRDTADALNKRAYRFTEVLPLYARLSHAEQHRVFQPHTGRRIVLATNVAETSLTVPGIRYVIDPGTARISRYSHRTKVQRLPIERISQASANQRKGRCGRTSDGICIRLYSEDDFEARPEFTDAEILRTNLASVILQMTAAGLGDIEKFPFIDPPDHRNIRDGVQLLQELGAFDPVQKDPRKKLTPLGRKLAQLPVDPRLARMVIEAEKNGCVREVMVIAAALSIQDPRERPADKQTQADQQHARFKDETSDFLAFLNLWRYIREQQRERGSASFRRMCKQEYLNYLRIREWQDIYAQLRQVAKSLGIQVTEADGPEAGIHVSLLAGLLSHIGLRDTDAKNEYLGARGAKFAVFPGSALFKKPPRLVMSAELVETSRLWARVNARIEPEWVEPLAQHLVKRNYSEPHWEKDQAAVMAYEKVTLYGVPIVAQRKVNYGRIDPETSRELFIRNALVEGDWRTHHKFFADNRKLLTEVEELENRARRRDILVDDETLFDFYEQRVPEHVVSGAHFDSWWKQKRQEAPDHLDFEREMLINERAGAVTKEDYPDSWRQGRLKFRVTYQFEPGADADGVTVHIPLQVLNQVTDEGFDWQIPGLREDVVMELIRSLPKAIRRHYVPAPNYAGAFLERAVPLQEPLPVTLARELHRMVGVPVSADDFDLSRVPDHLKITFRIVDERRRRIAEDKDLEALKLALRPKARQALSRAAAATAGPQGGSIERTGLTDWTIGTLTKVFETRRAGQPVKAYPALVDAGDTVSVRLFDTEAEQRQAMWRGTRRLILLNIPVNPAKYALDKLSNQQKLALSATPHGSVQALFEDCATAAADRLIADHGGPAWDEESFRKLYDLVRADLVDTTVRTVGQVQQVLAAWQACERRLKSTNSLALINNVQDVRQQLAALMPAGFVTLTGLRRLPDLMRYLVAADRRLQQMPTSVQRDTTRMEKVHEMQDEYAWLLEQLPKGRPVPQEVRDVRWMIEELRVSYFAHALGTAYPVSDKRIVKTIDALAP; encoded by the coding sequence ATGTCTACTTCCTTCGCCGACCTCCAGACGCTGCTGGCCGGGGTCTCACTGCGGGACTCCCACCGGCTCGGCCGCCGTCTCGAAGGCGCCCGCCGCATCCGTAAGCCCGAAGCGCGGCAGGCCGTGCTGGACGAGATCGCCGCCGAGGCGGGCAGGGCCGCCGAGCGAACGGCGCGGCGCGCGGCGCGGGTGCCCGCGGTCAGCTACCCCGAGCAGTTGCCCGTCAGCCAGAAGAAGGACGAGATCCTGGAGGCGATACGCGACCACCAGGTCGTGATCGTCGCGGGTGAGACGGGGTCGGGCAAGACGACCCAGATCCCGAAGATCTGCCTGGAGCTGGGCCGGGGCGTCCGGGGCATGATCGGGCACACCCAGCCGCGCCGGATCGCCGCCCGGACCGTCGCGGAGCGGGTCGCCGACGAGCTGGACACCCCGCTCGGCGAGGCCGTCGGCTGGAAGGTCCGCTTCACCGACCAGGTGAACCAGGACAGCACCTTCATCAAGCTGATGACGGACGGCATCCTCCTCGCGGAGGTCCAGACCGACCGCGAGCTGCACGCCTACGACACGATCATCATCGACGAGGCCCACGAGCGCTCGCTCAACATCGACTTCCTCCTCGGCTATCTGGCGCGACTGCTGCCCAAGCGGCCGGATCTGAAGGTCGTCATCACCTCCGCGACCATCGACCCCGAGCGCTTCTCCCGCCACTTCGGGGACGCGCCGATCGTCGAGGTCAGCGGGCGGACCTACCCGGTGGAAGTGCGCTACCGGCCGCTCCTGGAGGAGGACGACCCGGACGGCCCGGACAGCGACCGCGACCAGATCACCGCGATCTGCGAGGCCGTCGAGGAGCTTCAGGCGGAGGGGAAGGGCGACATCCTCGTCTTCCTCTCCGGCGAGCGCGAGATCCGCGACACCGCGGACGCGCTCAACAAGAGGGCCTATCGCTTCACCGAGGTCCTGCCGCTGTACGCGCGGCTCTCGCACGCCGAGCAGCACCGGGTCTTCCAGCCGCACACGGGCCGCAGGATCGTTCTGGCCACCAATGTCGCCGAGACCTCGCTGACGGTCCCCGGCATCCGGTACGTCATCGACCCCGGGACCGCCCGTATCTCCCGCTACAGCCACCGCACCAAGGTGCAGCGGCTGCCGATCGAGCGGATCAGCCAGGCCAGCGCCAACCAGCGCAAGGGCCGCTGCGGCCGGACCTCCGACGGCATCTGTATCCGGCTCTACTCGGAGGACGACTTCGAGGCGCGGCCCGAGTTCACCGACGCCGAGATCCTGCGCACCAACCTCGCGTCCGTCATCCTCCAGATGACCGCGGCCGGGCTCGGCGACATCGAGAAGTTCCCCTTCATCGACCCGCCGGACCACCGCAACATCCGCGACGGCGTACAGCTCCTCCAGGAGCTGGGCGCGTTCGACCCCGTCCAGAAGGACCCGCGCAAGAAGCTCACCCCGCTCGGGCGGAAGCTGGCCCAGCTTCCCGTCGACCCCCGGCTCGCCCGGATGGTCATCGAGGCGGAGAAGAACGGCTGTGTCCGCGAGGTCATGGTGATCGCCGCCGCGCTCTCCATCCAGGACCCGCGCGAACGCCCCGCCGACAAGCAGACCCAGGCCGACCAGCAGCACGCCCGGTTCAAGGACGAGACCTCCGACTTCCTCGCCTTCCTCAATCTCTGGCGTTACATCCGCGAACAGCAGCGGGAACGCGGCTCCGCCAGCTTCCGCCGGATGTGCAAGCAGGAGTATCTGAACTATCTGCGCATCCGTGAGTGGCAGGACATCTACGCGCAGCTGAGGCAGGTCGCCAAGAGCCTCGGCATCCAGGTCACCGAGGCGGACGGCCCCGAGGCCGGAATCCATGTCTCCCTCCTCGCCGGACTCCTCTCGCACATCGGCCTCAGGGACACGGACGCCAAGAACGAGTACCTGGGCGCCCGGGGCGCGAAGTTCGCCGTCTTCCCCGGCTCCGCGCTGTTCAAGAAGCCGCCCCGGCTGGTGATGTCCGCCGAGCTGGTGGAGACCTCCCGGCTGTGGGCCCGGGTCAACGCGAGGATCGAGCCCGAGTGGGTCGAGCCGCTCGCCCAGCACCTCGTCAAGCGGAACTACAGCGAGCCGCACTGGGAGAAGGACCAGGCGGCGGTGATGGCGTACGAGAAGGTCACCCTCTACGGTGTGCCGATCGTCGCCCAGCGCAAGGTCAACTACGGGCGGATCGACCCCGAGACCTCCCGGGAACTTTTCATCCGCAACGCCCTGGTCGAGGGCGACTGGCGGACGCACCACAAGTTCTTCGCCGACAACCGCAAGCTGCTCACCGAGGTGGAGGAGCTGGAGAACCGCGCCCGGCGGCGCGACATCCTCGTCGACGACGAGACGCTCTTCGACTTCTACGAGCAGCGGGTGCCCGAGCACGTCGTCTCCGGCGCGCACTTCGACTCCTGGTGGAAGCAGAAGCGGCAGGAGGCGCCGGACCATCTCGACTTCGAGCGCGAGATGCTCATCAACGAGAGGGCGGGCGCGGTCACCAAGGAGGACTACCCGGACTCCTGGCGGCAGGGGCGGCTGAAGTTCCGGGTGACCTACCAGTTCGAGCCGGGCGCGGACGCGGACGGCGTCACCGTCCACATCCCGCTCCAGGTGCTCAACCAGGTCACCGACGAGGGCTTCGACTGGCAGATCCCCGGGCTGCGCGAGGACGTCGTCATGGAGCTGATCCGCTCCCTGCCGAAGGCGATCCGCCGCCACTATGTCCCGGCGCCCAACTACGCCGGGGCCTTCCTGGAGCGCGCGGTGCCGCTCCAGGAGCCGCTGCCGGTGACGCTCGCCCGGGAGCTGCACCGGATGGTCGGCGTCCCCGTCTCGGCGGACGACTTCGACCTGTCGCGGGTCCCCGACCACCTCAAGATCACCTTCCGGATCGTGGACGAACGGCGCCGCAGGATCGCCGAGGACAAGGATCTGGAGGCGCTGAAGCTGGCCCTGCGCCCGAAAGCCCGCCAGGCCCTCTCCCGGGCCGCCGCGGCCACCGCCGGGCCGCAGGGCGGGTCGATCGAGCGCACGGGGCTCACGGACTGGACGATCGGCACCCTCACGAAGGTCTTCGAGACCCGGCGCGCGGGCCAGCCGGTGAAGGCGTACCCGGCGCTGGTGGACGCGGGCGACACCGTCTCGGTACGGCTCTTCGACACGGAGGCGGAGCAGCGCCAGGCGATGTGGCGGGGCACCCGGAGGCTGATTCTGCTCAACATCCCGGTCAACCCGGCGAAGTACGCCCTCGACAAGCTGAGCAACCAGCAGAAGCTGGCGCTGTCGGCCACTCCGCACGGCTCGGTCCAAGCGCTGTTCGAGGACTGCGCCACCGCGGCGGCGGACCGGCTGATCGCGGACCACGGCGGGCCCGCGTGGGACGAGGAGTCCTTCCGCAAGCTGTACGACCTGGTCCGCGCCGACCTCGTCGACACCACGGTGCGCACGGTGGGCCAGGTGCAGCAGGTGCTGGCCGCCTGGCAGGCGTGCGAGCGCCGGCTGAAGTCCACGAACAGCCTGGCGCTGATCAACAACGTCCAGGACGTACGGCAGCAGCTCGCGGCGCTGATGCCCGCGGGGTTCGTCACCCTGACCGGGCTGCGGCGGCTGCCCGACCTGATGCGCTATCTGGTGGCGGCGGACCGCAGGCTCCAGCAGATGCCGACCTCCGTCCAGCGGGACACGACCCGGATGGAGAAGGTCCACGAGATGCAGGACGAGTACGCCTGGCTGCTGGAACAGCTCCCGAAGGGGCGGCCGGTGCCGCAGGAGGTCCGGGACGTCCGCTGGATGATCGAGGAGCTGCGGGTGAGCTACTTCGCCCATGCCCTGGGCACGGCGTACCCCGTCTCCGACAAGCGCATCGTGAAGACGATCGACGCGCTCGCCCCGTAG
- the bldC gene encoding developmental transcriptional regulator BldC, translating to MTARTPDAEPLLTPAEVATMFRVDPKTVTRWAKAGKLTSIRTLGGHRRYREAEVRALLAGIPQQRSEA from the coding sequence ATGACCGCTCGCACCCCTGATGCCGAGCCGCTGCTGACCCCGGCTGAGGTTGCCACGATGTTCCGCGTGGACCCGAAGACGGTCACTCGCTGGGCCAAGGCAGGCAAGCTCACGTCGATCCGTACGCTCGGCGGACACCGCCGCTACCGCGAAGCGGAGGTACGGGCGCTGCTCGCCGGTATCCCGCAGCAGCGCAGCGAGGCCTGA